The genomic interval CTTTTCTTCGTTCCTTTCGATTACGTTACTAATGATCTTCCACGCGAAGGGTGGTATCTCAAGGGCACTGCGACCCTTCGCTTGAAGATTGAAACGTAGGCCTTCCCACTTTTTTAATTCGGGGATCACTTTCAGCTGTTCTAGTGCGGTGTCCCGTAAATAACTAGACATATCACTCTTCCCGTTTTTGGCGCCGGGGCTGCGTGCAACCAGGCTGGATGGACTCCAGTTTGGCCCGAGCCCGCTCGATCTTACGGAGGATGTCCTCCAACTTGGCCGTCCAGACAAACGGCTGCGGGTCGGCATTCCAGGCGGCGAGAAAGGTTTCGATGGCCTGCACCAATTCTGGGACGCTGACAAAAGCACTGCGCCGGATCGCTTTCTCCGTTAACTCCCCAAACCACCGCTCCACCAGGTTCAACCAACTCGAACTGGTGGGAATGAAGTGGGGCACAAACCGCCGATGGGTTCTCAGCCAGGCTTGCACCTGCGGTGTCTTGTGCGTGCCGTAATTGTCCAACACCAAATGCAGTTGCTGCTCCCCAGGAAACTCCCGGTCCAACCGCCGCAGGAATTTCAGAAACTCCTGATGGCGGTGTCGGGCTTGGCACTGCCCGATCACCTTGCCGTCCAACAAACTTAAAGCGGCAAATAGCGTGGTCGTGCCGTGGCGCTTGTAGTCGTGGGTCATCGTGCCACACCGACCCTTCTTCAACGGCAGTCCGGGCTGTGTCCGATCCAGCGCCTGAATCTGGCTCTTCTCATCGACACACAGTACCAGTGCCTTCTGCGGCGGATTCAGATACAAACCCACCACGTCGGTCAGCTTCTCCACAAACTTCGAATCCCGCGACAGCTTGAAGGTTCGGCTGAGGTGAGGCTTGAGGTTATGCAATTGCCAGAGCCGGTTGACCGTGTTCTTGCTCACGCCTTTGGCCTTGGCCATCAGTCGGCAACTCCAGTGGGTCATGCCCTTGGGCTTGGTCTGCAAGGTGGCAGCAATCAGCGCATCGCGCTGGGACAGGTCGTACTGCGGTTTACGACCCCGACCGGCTTGTGTCTCCCAGACCGCGTCGATCCCGGCTTCCAGGACTCGCCCCCGCCACAGTGCGGCGGTATGGCGGTTGACTCCACAGGCAGAAGCGATGGCCAAGTCTTGTTGTCCCGCCGCAGCGGCCAAGACCAACCGACACCGCAACGCGACCTGCTGCGGCGTGCCGTGGGCCGACTGCCACTGCTGCAGCCGCGTTTGATCCGCAGCCGACAATTCCACTGATGGACTGGTTCTCGCCATGCCAGGAATCATAGCACCTTTCTCCCAATATGTCTAGTTATTTACGGGACACCACACTAGCTGTAGAGGCGGCGATATTTTTCGGAACTCTCTAACATCACACCCGTACGGCCAAGACCAAAAGAATTTCCGCCGACTGTTGGATGTTGCCTCCCAGATGACTGGAAAATCTTTCCCAACATCTTCATTACTTACCCTACTTGCGGTCTCCTGAGACATTCCGAAATGCTTCATCAGGAGCGGCACTGTAAGTTGCTTCTTTGACTTTCGATAGACAAGAATGAGATCGCCTTTTCTTGTTTCTGGCTCGCAGCTCCAGAACACTTCGCGTGGGAGTTCGCGAACCCCACCTTCAAAGAGATAGTTTTCCAGTCCCGCGTAAAAGAGCCAGTAACGTCTCTCGGAAGTCGAGCGCTTCCCGCTCAGGATCGCCTCTAGCAACCGGGAAAGTATCATCTCGTGCGCGGGCCCCTTTCGGATGAGTTATTTGAACCCTAACAAGGATTATACCGCCTAAATTAGGGGTATTATTTTACGGCTATTTATAAAATTCATGTTGTAGATATATAGAAGTACATGTA from Candidatus Eisenbacteria bacterium carries:
- a CDS encoding IS630 family transposase yields the protein MARTSPSVELSAADQTRLQQWQSAHGTPQQVALRCRLVLAAAAGQQDLAIASACGVNRHTAALWRGRVLEAGIDAVWETQAGRGRKPQYDLSQRDALIAATLQTKPKGMTHWSCRLMAKAKGVSKNTVNRLWQLHNLKPHLSRTFKLSRDSKFVEKLTDVVGLYLNPPQKALVLCVDEKSQIQALDRTQPGLPLKKGRCGTMTHDYKRHGTTTLFAALSLLDGKVIGQCQARHRHQEFLKFLRRLDREFPGEQQLHLVLDNYGTHKTPQVQAWLRTHRRFVPHFIPTSSSWLNLVERWFGELTEKAIRRSAFVSVPELVQAIETFLAAWNADPQPFVWTAKLEDILRKIERARAKLESIQPGCTQPRRQKREE